The proteins below are encoded in one region of Tautonia rosea:
- the lepA gene encoding translation elongation factor 4 has translation MAFDPRFIRNFSIVAHIDHGKSTLADQLLLQSGAISQREFREQLLDDMDLERERGITIKARAVSLHYDQDGQRYELNLIDTPGHVDFHYEVSRSLAACEGAILLVDATQGVQAQTVANAYLAIAGDLALVPALNKIDMQAARPDEVKEEVFNTLGLDPDEILSVSGKTGSGVPELFRTLIERIPPPSGDVKGSLRALIFDSKYDDYQGVVVYVRVMDGTIRVGQKIRLMAMDREYEVIGLGQFRPREVPCQELGVGQVGFVVANIKQLADVRIGDTITDAHRPAAQALPGYKEPSQVVYCGLFPATHNQFEDLRTALQKLALNDSSFTFEPETSDALGFGFRCGFLGMLHMEIVQQRLERESDLALVQTAPNVTYEILTRKGETLYVSNPTRIPEPGEIEEFREPYARVNFLVPSDNIGAIMSLCEERRGNYIKTDYITPTRVIVTYELPLAEMIYDLYDKLKSATRGFGTMDYELIGYRPNNLVRLDVLVAGDRVDALSVVVHRDFADRRGRKLVKKLKSEIDRHQFEVAIQAAIGSKVIARETISALRKNVTAKCYGGDITRKRKLLEKQKEGKKRMKQVGNVEISQEAFLSVLEAGES, from the coding sequence ATGGCCTTCGATCCCAGGTTTATTCGTAACTTCTCAATCGTCGCCCACATCGACCACGGCAAGAGCACCTTGGCCGATCAACTGTTGCTCCAGTCAGGCGCAATCTCTCAGCGCGAATTCCGTGAACAATTGCTTGATGACATGGACCTCGAACGCGAACGAGGCATCACCATCAAGGCTCGTGCTGTCAGTTTGCATTATGATCAGGATGGTCAGCGATACGAACTGAACCTGATCGACACTCCTGGCCACGTGGACTTCCATTACGAAGTTTCTCGAAGCCTCGCTGCCTGCGAGGGAGCGATCCTGCTCGTCGATGCCACTCAAGGAGTCCAAGCCCAGACTGTCGCGAACGCCTACCTGGCAATTGCGGGAGATCTGGCCCTGGTGCCTGCGCTGAACAAAATCGACATGCAGGCCGCGCGTCCTGACGAGGTCAAGGAGGAGGTGTTTAATACCCTCGGCCTTGATCCCGATGAGATTCTCTCGGTCAGTGGCAAGACAGGGAGCGGTGTTCCCGAACTCTTCCGAACACTGATTGAGCGTATTCCACCTCCCTCAGGTGATGTGAAGGGATCGCTCCGAGCTTTGATCTTCGACTCGAAGTATGACGACTATCAAGGAGTGGTCGTATATGTCCGGGTGATGGACGGAACCATCCGGGTCGGTCAGAAAATCCGACTCATGGCGATGGATCGAGAATACGAAGTCATTGGTCTTGGTCAGTTCCGACCCCGAGAAGTTCCCTGCCAGGAACTGGGAGTCGGGCAAGTCGGATTCGTCGTCGCCAATATCAAGCAACTGGCGGACGTCCGCATCGGTGACACGATTACTGATGCTCACCGTCCCGCGGCTCAGGCGCTTCCGGGCTACAAGGAGCCCAGCCAGGTTGTCTATTGCGGTCTTTTCCCGGCCACTCATAATCAGTTTGAGGACCTGCGGACCGCTCTTCAGAAGCTTGCGCTGAACGACTCCAGCTTCACGTTCGAACCCGAAACCTCCGACGCCCTGGGCTTCGGCTTCCGATGCGGGTTCCTAGGAATGCTCCACATGGAGATTGTTCAGCAACGGTTGGAACGTGAAAGTGACCTGGCACTCGTCCAGACCGCTCCCAACGTGACGTATGAGATCTTGACCCGGAAGGGGGAGACGCTTTACGTCTCGAACCCGACCCGCATTCCCGAGCCAGGAGAGATTGAGGAATTCCGGGAACCCTATGCCCGAGTCAACTTCCTCGTTCCCTCCGACAACATCGGCGCGATTATGTCTCTCTGCGAGGAACGACGCGGGAATTACATCAAGACCGACTACATCACCCCGACTCGAGTCATTGTCACCTATGAACTGCCACTGGCAGAAATGATTTACGACCTCTACGATAAGCTGAAATCCGCCACCCGAGGTTTCGGCACGATGGACTACGAGTTGATCGGGTACCGACCGAACAATCTGGTTCGTCTCGACGTGTTGGTGGCAGGAGATCGGGTTGACGCGCTTTCTGTGGTGGTTCACCGGGATTTTGCGGATCGGAGGGGACGCAAGCTGGTCAAGAAGCTGAAATCCGAGATTGATCGTCATCAGTTCGAGGTCGCGATTCAAGCTGCTATTGGTTCGAAGGTCATCGCTCGTGAAACAATCTCGGCGCTTCGAAAGAACGTAACCGCCAAATGCTACGGTGGCGACATCACTCGAAAGCGAAAACTGCTGGAAAAGCAGAAGGAAGGCAAGAAGCGAATGAAGCAGGTCGGCAACGTCGAGATCTCTCAGGAGGCGTTTCTGTCAGTTCTCGAGGCCGGTGAATCCTGA
- the lepB gene encoding signal peptidase I: MNQIETPERLPEVPFTVMVSAPEPESLVPRGGEGGRESIPSASRPLIESIPILFIGMLLVRTFAAEAYIVPTGSMAPTLLGVHRDVSCTSCAFVFALGVDEDGHAGRPLCPNCGADLEQAPVVERTGDRLLVQKNFFRWRPPKRWEVVVFLNPSEPDQAYVKRVVGLPGEAIEIRHGDIFVNDRIARKNLEEQQAVRLLVHDSRYRPPGPDWFPRWRFRNEGRAPTGWSSDSLGFRHQSKGIASSAQSVDWIEYKHVDPDRSNYGPIRDFIAYNGARLGSGRRVQDLALEARLELSPETEALSVRFQSGPDPLVLTIPLDGRQPPHVSFLGNEFRTEDRAAEVASTWALSRGPKSLEASFFDHRLMVALDGVPLFEPLDLEPPASRPISSRIDDPPVALGVVGTGLSVKHLKIFRDVYYTDGLSQSPARPFGVGEPYRLGSDEYFVLGDNSPVSNDSRFWAESPVVPGSMLLGKPFLVHLPSQGVPVRVFGSEPYWVPDPREIRYIR; this comes from the coding sequence ATGAATCAAATCGAGACTCCCGAACGGCTTCCAGAAGTTCCGTTCACGGTCATGGTGTCTGCCCCCGAACCCGAATCACTGGTGCCAAGGGGCGGGGAAGGGGGACGCGAATCGATTCCCTCCGCATCTCGCCCGTTGATTGAATCAATTCCGATCCTTTTTATCGGAATGCTCCTGGTCCGGACCTTTGCGGCGGAAGCCTATATCGTCCCGACTGGCTCGATGGCCCCGACGCTGCTCGGTGTTCATCGCGATGTGTCATGCACCTCGTGCGCATTCGTCTTTGCGCTCGGAGTCGATGAAGACGGCCACGCCGGTCGGCCCCTTTGTCCCAATTGTGGGGCCGACCTCGAACAGGCGCCCGTCGTCGAACGGACCGGAGACCGATTACTCGTCCAGAAAAACTTCTTTCGATGGCGTCCCCCCAAACGTTGGGAGGTGGTTGTCTTCCTAAATCCTTCAGAACCCGACCAAGCGTATGTCAAGCGGGTCGTCGGTTTGCCTGGGGAGGCCATTGAGATCCGCCACGGAGACATTTTTGTCAACGATCGGATTGCCAGGAAGAATCTGGAGGAGCAGCAGGCTGTACGGCTGCTCGTTCACGACAGTCGTTACCGGCCTCCGGGCCCCGACTGGTTTCCTCGGTGGCGGTTTCGGAATGAGGGTCGAGCACCGACCGGATGGTCCTCTGATTCCCTTGGTTTCCGACACCAATCAAAAGGGATCGCGAGTTCAGCTCAGAGCGTCGACTGGATCGAATACAAGCATGTAGATCCAGATCGGTCCAACTACGGTCCGATTCGGGATTTCATCGCCTACAACGGGGCTCGATTGGGCTCTGGTCGCAGGGTTCAAGATCTCGCACTCGAGGCACGCCTCGAACTCAGTCCGGAGACTGAAGCTCTCTCCGTTCGATTCCAATCTGGTCCTGATCCGCTGGTGCTGACCATTCCGCTCGATGGACGGCAACCCCCTCACGTTTCCTTCTTGGGGAACGAATTTCGGACCGAAGACCGAGCTGCCGAGGTCGCCTCGACCTGGGCTCTGAGCAGGGGACCGAAATCGCTTGAAGCGTCCTTCTTCGACCATCGCTTGATGGTCGCGCTTGATGGCGTCCCTTTGTTTGAGCCTCTCGACCTCGAGCCTCCAGCTTCCCGACCGATATCATCGCGGATTGACGATCCACCCGTCGCACTTGGGGTCGTTGGAACGGGCTTGTCGGTTAAGCATCTCAAGATTTTTCGGGATGTGTATTACACCGATGGTTTGTCCCAGAGTCCCGCTCGACCGTTTGGAGTGGGAGAGCCGTATCGACTCGGATCAGACGAATATTTTGTTCTCGGCGACAATAGCCCGGTTTCGAATGATTCCCGCTTCTGGGCGGAGAGTCCCGTGGTTCCCGGCTCTATGCTGCTCGGGAAGCCCTTTCTCGTCCATCTGCCGAGCCAGGGGGTTCCCGTCCGCGTGTTTGGCAGTGAACCGTACTGGGTTCCCGACCCTCGTGAAATTCGATACATTCGTTAA
- a CDS encoding S26 family signal peptidase, giving the protein MTRTADRRKVKSDSSSRTEAARPAESHRETIESIVVAFMLALLIRGFAAEAFVIPTGSMAPTLMGRHKEVDCPQCGVTFAVNAADEPRSGRPVAFGTCSNCRLRTQVDDLPSFNGDRILVMKFPYKLSFLPMADRPSRWDVVVFHYPEAPEQNYIKRLVGLPGEELMIHGGNLFARPLNSDESFQILRKPLRHLRAMQVPVYDDRYRPIDLASLPEWHRWAPLEPDDWTELTEEPGTFVAANSGSSRVSWLRYRHLIPDQDQWRSILRGRKPERPPTASLIDDFSSYNSNQVRRENGPPIVEAHWVSDLSIEFDLKVDALRGQLVLELIQAGVSNRCTIDLAEGLATLTRDDTVLAEPLNCGIDSEGQYRIAFANIDDRLTLWVNGRTPFGEGVAFVRDRSEPLVPTTADLAPVGIGAESAEVRVSDLVLHRDIYYTLEPNASDLEGFGMLRGQNEFRWLQLAMSDPAQFPELARLDAPRTFAIRPGRYMMMGDNSPRSKDSRAWSRLEAEGVYYDDAAQRWDIGPWSTLDRAPHEVPEELIVGKAFFVYWPHGRPFGPDIRVSRDFRLPFRPYFERMQWIR; this is encoded by the coding sequence ATGACCCGGACCGCCGACCGTCGCAAGGTGAAATCTGATTCCTCCTCGCGCACCGAGGCGGCCCGGCCTGCGGAATCGCACCGAGAGACGATTGAGTCCATCGTTGTCGCGTTCATGCTCGCTCTCTTAATTCGAGGGTTCGCGGCAGAGGCCTTCGTGATTCCGACCGGCTCGATGGCTCCGACCCTCATGGGGCGTCACAAAGAGGTTGACTGTCCCCAATGTGGTGTGACCTTCGCCGTAAATGCCGCCGATGAACCTCGAAGCGGTCGGCCTGTTGCTTTCGGCACTTGTTCCAACTGTCGGCTCAGGACTCAGGTCGACGATCTTCCGAGCTTCAACGGCGACCGTATCTTGGTGATGAAGTTTCCTTACAAACTCTCCTTTCTCCCGATGGCAGATCGGCCTTCCCGTTGGGACGTGGTCGTTTTTCATTATCCCGAGGCTCCCGAACAGAACTACATCAAGCGGCTTGTTGGACTGCCAGGCGAGGAGTTGATGATTCACGGCGGCAATCTCTTCGCCCGGCCTCTCAATAGCGACGAATCATTCCAAATCCTTCGCAAACCCTTGCGTCATCTTCGGGCGATGCAAGTTCCGGTCTACGATGATCGCTACCGGCCGATCGACCTGGCGTCACTTCCCGAGTGGCATCGTTGGGCTCCCCTTGAGCCCGACGACTGGACCGAACTGACCGAGGAGCCAGGAACCTTTGTTGCTGCAAATTCAGGGAGTTCCCGGGTTTCCTGGCTCCGCTATCGTCATCTCATCCCCGATCAGGATCAGTGGCGATCAATCCTGCGAGGACGGAAGCCTGAGCGTCCTCCCACCGCTTCACTGATCGACGATTTTTCTTCGTACAATTCCAATCAAGTCCGAAGGGAGAATGGTCCTCCAATCGTCGAGGCTCACTGGGTCAGCGACCTTTCCATCGAGTTTGACCTCAAGGTCGATGCACTCCGAGGGCAACTTGTTCTTGAACTCATCCAGGCAGGCGTGTCGAATCGTTGTACCATCGACCTGGCGGAGGGTCTGGCGACCTTGACCCGAGATGATACTGTTCTCGCAGAACCACTGAATTGCGGGATCGACAGTGAAGGTCAGTATCGGATCGCCTTCGCGAACATCGACGATCGGCTGACACTTTGGGTGAACGGTCGGACACCCTTTGGTGAGGGTGTGGCTTTCGTTCGGGACCGATCAGAGCCCCTCGTTCCCACGACGGCAGATTTGGCTCCCGTTGGGATTGGAGCCGAATCGGCTGAGGTTCGGGTAAGCGACCTTGTTCTTCACCGCGACATCTACTATACGTTGGAACCAAATGCCTCGGACCTGGAAGGATTCGGCATGCTCCGGGGTCAGAACGAATTCCGATGGCTTCAGCTTGCAATGTCCGATCCGGCTCAATTCCCGGAACTGGCGCGGCTTGACGCACCGCGGACTTTTGCAATCCGTCCCGGCCGCTACATGATGATGGGAGACAACAGCCCTCGGAGCAAGGATAGTCGCGCCTGGTCTCGTCTCGAAGCGGAAGGAGTCTATTACGACGATGCGGCTCAACGATGGGATATCGGGCCCTGGTCCACGCTCGACCGTGCCCCGCATGAAGTGCCTGAAGAGTTGATTGTGGGCAAGGCATTCTTCGTTTACTGGCCTCACGGACGACCGTTCGGCCCCGACATTCGCGTCTCACGAGACTTCCGGCTCCCGTTTCGTCCGTATTTCGAACGGATGCAGTGGATTCGGTAA